From the Perognathus longimembris pacificus isolate PPM17 chromosome 9, ASM2315922v1, whole genome shotgun sequence genome, one window contains:
- the LOC125357533 gene encoding oocyte-expressed protein homolog, whose translation MGPDAAGQGGQQPSSPQERPRGAPRLRPQVRVRPWWFPVEDMSRPLGFYLEAWLADQIFGPHQAVVSQLAWRSRALVHVSKVARGTVAEVSILGRPAGQNRVKSFLLSLAARGAELQDRPAEKMPQPEEFLKSPKSGADTPQHPA comes from the exons ATGGGGCCGGATGCGGCCGGACAGGGCGGGCAGCAGCCGTCCTCCCCCCAGGAGAGGCCGCGTGGGGCCCCGCGTCTGCGCCCCCAGGTTCGCGTCCGGCCGTGGTGGTTTCCGGTGGAGGACATGAGCCGCCCTCTGGGGTTCTacctggaggcctggctggcAGATCAGATCTTCG GTCCCCACCAAGCCGTGGTCTCCCAGCTGGCATGGCGGAGTCGGGCCTTGGTGCACGTGAGCAAGGTGGCCCGCGGCACCGTGGCTGAGGTCTCCATCTTGGGACGGCCTGCGGGGCAGAATCGCGTGAAGAGCTTTCTCCTGAGCCTCGCAGCCCGGGGCGCAGAGCTCCAGGACCGGCCAG CTGAGAAGATGCCTCAACCTGAAGAGTTCTTGAAGAGCCCTAAGTCAGGCGCAGACACTCCCCAGCATCCTGCTTAG